Proteins from a single region of Streptomyces spectabilis:
- the hsaD gene encoding 4,5:9,10-diseco-3-hydroxy-5,9,17-trioxoandrosta-1(10),2-diene-4-oate hydrolase: protein MTSETKGTDHTRAGTSRVAEAEGLRLRYHEAGPQDPEAPVLVMLHGGGPGASAWSTFGHLLPGFARHFRTLLVDQPGFGASDKPELDRDFYSFSAAAVAALLDELGIARAHVAGTSLGGGACVRMALDHPDKVDRLLLMAPGGLSLNVFSADPPEGVRRLVEFGAAPEPTREAMRAFLTTLVHDPAHVTDELVEERYADALDPEARRGAQRVGAAFARWPEGALLWREAHRVTRPTLLTWGREDRVNPLDGAFVALKAMPDARLHVFPRCGHLAFTERADEFRRLAVDFLTGPA, encoded by the coding sequence GTGACGAGTGAGACGAAGGGGACGGACCACACCCGTGCGGGCACCTCGCGCGTGGCCGAGGCCGAGGGCCTGCGGCTGCGCTACCACGAGGCGGGCCCCCAGGACCCCGAGGCCCCCGTCCTGGTGATGCTGCACGGCGGCGGCCCCGGCGCCTCCGCCTGGTCGACCTTCGGGCACCTGCTGCCCGGCTTCGCCCGGCACTTCCGTACGCTGCTCGTCGACCAGCCCGGCTTCGGCGCGTCCGACAAGCCCGAACTCGACCGGGACTTCTACTCCTTCAGCGCCGCGGCGGTCGCCGCGCTCCTGGACGAGCTGGGCATCGCCCGCGCCCACGTCGCGGGCACCTCGCTCGGCGGCGGCGCCTGCGTGCGCATGGCCCTCGACCACCCGGACAAGGTCGACAGACTGCTGCTCATGGCCCCCGGCGGCCTCTCCCTGAACGTCTTCTCGGCCGACCCGCCCGAAGGCGTGCGACGGCTCGTCGAGTTCGGCGCGGCGCCCGAGCCGACGCGCGAGGCGATGCGGGCGTTCCTGACGACCCTCGTCCACGACCCGGCGCACGTCACCGACGAGCTCGTCGAGGAGCGGTACGCCGACGCCCTCGACCCGGAGGCCAGGCGCGGCGCCCAGCGCGTGGGCGCCGCGTTCGCCAGGTGGCCGGAGGGCGCGCTGCTGTGGCGCGAGGCGCACCGCGTCACCCGCCCGACGCTCCTCACCTGGGGGCGCGAGGACCGGGTGAACCCGCTCGACGGCGCGTTCGTCGCCCTGAAGGCCATGCCCGACGCCCGTCTGCACGTCTTCCCGCGCTGCGGCCACCTGGCCTTCACCGAGCGGGCCGACGAGTTCCGCCGCCTGGCCGTCGACTTCCTCACGGGCCCCGCATGA
- a CDS encoding carbohydrate ABC transporter permease, with the protein MSVRRTTLASRVGLPVAVIALLVFTLFPVYWMVSTALDPKALTRGSDLLPSGVTFEHFDFVFDRGNFGQYLLNSAIVGIATIAAAAALSLFAAIAVARFKFKFRTSVLIMVLIVQMVPLEALVIPLFIQMRDFEMLNSLLGLSVVYIALSLPFAIWTLRGFVAAVPKEVEEAAYIDGASWFRMFWSVLLPLVGPGLVATSIFAFITAWNEFVFAYTFMKGSDKYTAAVGIFQFFGENTTSWGPVMASSTLVTLPVMIFFVIVHRRLGSGLAAGAVKG; encoded by the coding sequence GTGAGCGTCCGCCGTACCACGCTCGCCTCGCGCGTCGGCCTGCCGGTCGCGGTGATCGCGCTGCTGGTCTTCACGCTGTTCCCGGTCTACTGGATGGTCTCCACGGCCCTCGACCCGAAGGCGCTCACGCGCGGCTCGGACCTGCTGCCGAGCGGAGTGACGTTCGAGCACTTCGACTTCGTCTTCGACCGGGGCAACTTCGGCCAGTACCTGCTGAACTCGGCGATCGTCGGCATCGCCACGATCGCCGCGGCGGCCGCGCTCTCGCTGTTCGCGGCGATCGCGGTGGCCCGGTTCAAGTTCAAGTTCCGCACCTCCGTGCTGATCATGGTTCTGATCGTGCAGATGGTGCCGCTGGAGGCCCTCGTCATCCCGCTGTTCATCCAGATGCGGGACTTCGAGATGCTGAACTCGCTGCTCGGCCTTTCGGTGGTGTACATCGCCCTGTCGCTGCCGTTCGCGATCTGGACCCTGCGCGGCTTCGTCGCGGCGGTGCCCAAGGAGGTCGAGGAGGCGGCGTACATCGACGGCGCGTCCTGGTTCCGCATGTTCTGGTCGGTGCTGCTCCCGCTGGTCGGACCCGGCCTGGTGGCCACCTCGATCTTCGCCTTCATCACGGCGTGGAACGAGTTCGTGTTCGCGTACACCTTCATGAAGGGCAGCGACAAGTACACGGCGGCCGTGGGCATCTTCCAGTTCTTCGGTGAGAACACCACCTCCTGGGGGCCGGTCATGGCCAGCTCCACGCTGGTCACGCTGCCGGTGATGATCTTCTTCGTGATCGTGCACCGCAGGCTGGGCTCCGGCCTCGCGGCCGGTGCGGTCAAGGGCTGA
- a CDS encoding S1 family peptidase, whose protein sequence is MKTDKLRGVKRATVLGSIALAGLSLQPLAAQAAPTPGPNPGQQVVGGTRAAQGEFPFMVRLSMGCGGSLLKQDVVLTAAHCVDGSGNNTSITATGGVVDLQSSSAIKVKSTKVLQAPGYNGSGKDWALIKLAKPINQPTLKIATDTKYNNGNFTVAGWGAAREGGPQQRYLLKATVPFVSDADCSRAYNGDIIPGEEICAGKLGVGGVDTCQGDSGGPMFRKDDAGQYIQVGIVSWGTGCARPAYPGVYTEVSTFAADITKYASQL, encoded by the coding sequence TTGAAGACCGACAAGCTTCGTGGAGTCAAGAGAGCCACCGTCCTCGGGTCGATCGCCCTCGCCGGACTCAGCCTGCAGCCCCTCGCCGCCCAGGCGGCCCCGACCCCCGGCCCCAACCCCGGTCAGCAGGTCGTCGGCGGCACGCGCGCCGCGCAGGGTGAGTTCCCGTTCATGGTCCGCCTGTCGATGGGCTGCGGTGGCTCCCTGCTGAAGCAGGACGTCGTCCTCACCGCCGCGCACTGTGTCGACGGCTCCGGCAACAACACCTCCATCACCGCCACCGGCGGCGTCGTCGACCTGCAGAGCTCCAGCGCCATCAAGGTCAAGTCCACCAAGGTCCTGCAGGCCCCCGGCTACAACGGCAGCGGCAAGGACTGGGCGCTGATCAAGCTCGCCAAGCCGATCAACCAGCCCACGCTGAAGATCGCCACCGACACCAAGTACAACAACGGCAACTTCACCGTCGCGGGCTGGGGCGCCGCCCGCGAAGGCGGCCCGCAGCAGCGCTACCTGCTCAAGGCCACCGTGCCGTTCGTGAGCGACGCGGACTGCTCGCGCGCGTACAACGGCGACATCATCCCCGGCGAGGAGATCTGCGCGGGCAAGCTCGGCGTCGGCGGCGTCGACACCTGCCAGGGCGACTCGGGCGGCCCCATGTTCCGCAAGGACGACGCGGGCCAGTACATCCAGGTCGGCATCGTCAGCTGGGGCACCGGCTGCGCCCGCCCGGCCTACCCCGGCGTCTACACCGAGGTGTCGACCTTCGCGGCCGACATAACCAAGTACGCCAGCCAGCTCTGA
- a CDS encoding sensor histidine kinase, whose protein sequence is MRPALRPPALDRHPALRHAARLLLAAALVLLVLVEGLTLTRNPTEPRAALLASGIVTCLCAVPWARVPLAARAWTAAGVSWAATLYVFAGGRPLVVWGLGEAVALLVLLTGVLLRLPARRAAVLGPLLALACAAAPVRDAAPGRFTLLFSALAAVVSAFSLLLRGTEAQRVRDMEAARAAERLDLARELHDLVAHHVTGIVVQARAAGFTAGTAVDAPTTADTFTRIADAGDAALGAMRRLVRVLREGEARTAPLPGLAELRALAHAGAVAGPPVTVEVEHGLQERLPADLAATAHHIVREALTNVRKHAADATAVLVAVRLADGGLEVRVTDDGTAGPPGPGDRGGFGLVGLEERVRALGGRLTAGPRPRGGWEVRAVLPYGPA, encoded by the coding sequence GTGCGCCCCGCCCTGAGGCCGCCCGCCCTCGACCGGCACCCCGCGCTGCGCCACGCCGCCCGGCTGCTGCTCGCCGCCGCCCTCGTGCTCCTGGTCCTCGTCGAGGGCCTCACCCTCACCCGCAACCCCACCGAACCGCGCGCCGCGCTCCTCGCCTCGGGCATCGTCACCTGCCTGTGCGCCGTGCCCTGGGCCCGCGTCCCGCTCGCCGCCCGCGCCTGGACCGCCGCCGGAGTCTCCTGGGCCGCCACCCTGTACGTGTTCGCCGGCGGACGCCCGCTCGTCGTCTGGGGCCTGGGCGAGGCCGTCGCCCTGCTCGTCCTGCTCACCGGCGTCCTGCTGCGCCTTCCCGCGCGCCGCGCCGCCGTCCTCGGACCGCTGCTCGCGCTCGCCTGCGCGGCGGCGCCCGTGCGCGACGCCGCGCCGGGCCGCTTCACGCTCCTGTTCTCCGCGCTCGCCGCCGTCGTGAGCGCCTTCTCGCTGCTGCTGCGCGGCACGGAGGCCCAGCGCGTGCGCGACATGGAGGCCGCGCGCGCCGCCGAGCGCCTCGACCTCGCCCGGGAGCTGCACGACCTGGTCGCCCACCACGTCACCGGCATCGTCGTCCAGGCCCGCGCCGCGGGCTTCACCGCGGGCACCGCCGTCGACGCGCCCACCACCGCCGACACCTTCACCCGCATCGCGGACGCGGGCGACGCGGCACTCGGCGCGATGCGCCGCCTGGTGCGCGTCCTGCGCGAAGGCGAGGCGCGCACGGCGCCCCTGCCGGGGCTCGCCGAGCTGCGCGCGCTCGCCCACGCCGGTGCCGTCGCCGGGCCGCCCGTGACGGTTGAGGTGGAACACGGTCTGCAGGAGCGCCTTCCGGCCGATCTCGCGGCCACCGCCCACCACATCGTGCGCGAGGCGCTCACCAACGTACGCAAACACGCCGCCGACGCCACCGCCGTGCTCGTCGCGGTACGCCTCGCCGACGGCGGCCTGGAGGTCCGCGTCACCGACGACGGCACGGCTGGGCCGCCGGGCCCCGGCGACCGCGGCGGGTTCGGCCTCGTCGGCCTGGAGGAACGGGTCCGGGCCCTCGGGGGACGCCTCACCGCCGGGCCCCGCCCGCGCGGGGGCTGGGAGGTCCGCGCCGTGCTGCCGTACGGCCCGGCGTAA
- a CDS encoding glutamate synthase subunit beta: MADPKGFLHHGREVARTRPVGERVQDWNEVYVPGSLLPIISKQASRCMDCGIPFCHNGCPLGNLIPEWNDYAYREDWSAASERLHATNNFPEFTGRLCPAPCESACVLGINQPAVTIKNVEVSIIDKAWETGDVAPQAPERLSGKTVAVIGSGPAGLAAAQQLTRAGHTVAVYERADRIGGLLRYGIPEFKMEKRHINRRIEQMRAEGTKFRTGVEIGRDIDAAKLRKRYDAVVVAAGATTARDLPVPGRELKGVYQAMEYLPLANKVQEGDYVVTPVSAEGKHVVVIGGGDTGADCVGTAHRQGAASVTQLEIMPRPGEDRAPGQPWPTFPMLYKVTSAHEEGGERVYSVSTTHFEGDEDGNVQWLHLVEVAFVDGKLTQKPGTERRIPAQLVTLAMGFTGTDRENGLVDQFGIDLDERGNIARDGDFHTNVPGVFVAGDAGRGQSLIVWAIAEGRSAARGVDRFLTGASDLPAPIRPSDRSLTV; this comes from the coding sequence ATGGCTGATCCCAAGGGCTTTCTGCACCACGGCCGTGAGGTCGCCCGGACCCGCCCGGTGGGCGAGCGCGTCCAGGACTGGAACGAGGTCTACGTCCCGGGCTCGCTGCTCCCGATCATCTCCAAGCAGGCCTCGCGCTGCATGGACTGCGGCATCCCCTTCTGCCACAACGGCTGCCCGCTGGGGAACCTGATCCCCGAGTGGAACGACTACGCGTACCGCGAGGACTGGTCGGCGGCCTCCGAGCGGCTGCACGCCACGAACAACTTCCCGGAGTTCACCGGGCGGCTCTGCCCGGCCCCCTGCGAGTCGGCGTGCGTCCTCGGCATCAACCAGCCGGCCGTCACCATCAAGAACGTCGAAGTCTCGATCATCGACAAGGCGTGGGAGACGGGCGACGTGGCGCCGCAGGCGCCGGAGCGCCTGAGCGGCAAGACGGTCGCCGTCATCGGCTCGGGCCCGGCCGGGCTCGCCGCCGCCCAGCAGCTCACCCGGGCGGGCCACACCGTCGCCGTCTACGAGCGCGCGGACCGCATCGGCGGTCTCCTGCGCTACGGCATCCCCGAGTTCAAGATGGAGAAGCGGCACATCAACCGGCGCATCGAGCAGATGCGCGCGGAGGGCACCAAGTTCCGCACCGGCGTGGAGATCGGCCGCGACATCGACGCGGCGAAGCTGCGCAAGCGGTACGACGCCGTGGTCGTCGCGGCGGGCGCCACGACGGCCCGCGACCTGCCGGTGCCCGGCCGCGAGCTCAAGGGCGTCTACCAGGCCATGGAGTACCTGCCGCTCGCCAACAAGGTGCAGGAGGGCGACTACGTGGTGACGCCCGTCTCCGCCGAGGGCAAGCACGTCGTCGTCATCGGCGGCGGCGACACCGGGGCGGACTGCGTGGGCACCGCGCACCGCCAGGGCGCGGCGTCCGTCACCCAGCTGGAGATCATGCCCCGCCCCGGCGAGGACCGGGCTCCCGGTCAGCCCTGGCCGACCTTTCCCATGCTCTACAAGGTCACCTCCGCCCACGAGGAGGGCGGCGAGCGCGTCTACTCCGTCTCGACGACCCACTTCGAGGGCGACGAGGACGGGAACGTGCAGTGGCTGCACCTGGTCGAGGTCGCCTTCGTGGACGGCAAGCTCACACAGAAGCCGGGCACGGAGCGTCGGATTCCGGCGCAGCTCGTGACCCTCGCGATGGGCTTCACCGGTACGGACCGGGAGAACGGTCTGGTGGACCAGTTCGGCATCGACCTGGACGAGCGTGGCAATATTGCCCGTGACGGTGACTTCCACACCAACGTGCCGGGCGTCTTCGTCGCGGGTGACGCGGGGCGTGGCCAGTCGCTGATCGTCTGGGCGATCGCCGAGGGCCGCTCGGCCGCGCGCGGTGTGGACCGGTTCCTCACCGGCGCGAGCGACCTCCCGGCCCCGATCCGTCCCTCGGACCGTTCCCTTACGGTCTGA
- a CDS encoding sugar ABC transporter substrate-binding protein codes for MKRRVIAAGCIALTLGLTATACGDDGDGGKGGKADGKGKTLTVWIMEGTNPDPRPFFKEVGAAFEKKTGAKIKVEYQQWATAQKKFTTAIEGGEDQVPDVAEVGTTWVPQFAETGALVDVSDDLKKSGLANDLVEGLKDAGTLDGKQYGMPWYAGVRSIVYRKDVFEKHDLKPPTTWKELQETAKTLKEKEPDKIAFPVAGGAEMFATAFVWGAGGELATQQGDKWKSAINSPEAVKGIKYYTDLARKDRVSPAKVNTWTEKEVGDAWNKGQISMSVGGNWTPKAIVEANPKLKGKLGAVPIPGQTGGMSKSFLGGSYLSAFNTDKKELAWELVKLMTTGEFAAKWAKQTNYFPGQNSELKKIEAQKDPLVEPFAKQMIEAGATVPKTKAYGEIQASQVITGMVQSILTGKSSVQDAADKAAKDMDDIFAKDK; via the coding sequence ATGAAGCGACGTGTCATCGCGGCGGGTTGTATCGCCCTGACGCTCGGTCTGACCGCAACCGCGTGCGGCGATGACGGCGACGGGGGCAAGGGCGGCAAGGCCGACGGCAAGGGCAAGACCCTCACCGTATGGATCATGGAGGGGACCAACCCCGACCCCCGGCCCTTCTTCAAGGAGGTCGGCGCGGCCTTCGAGAAGAAGACCGGTGCCAAGATCAAGGTCGAGTACCAGCAGTGGGCCACCGCCCAGAAGAAGTTCACGACGGCCATCGAGGGCGGCGAGGACCAGGTCCCGGACGTCGCCGAGGTCGGCACGACGTGGGTGCCGCAGTTCGCCGAGACCGGCGCGCTCGTCGACGTCAGCGACGACCTGAAGAAGTCGGGTCTGGCGAACGACCTGGTGGAGGGCCTGAAGGACGCGGGCACCCTGGACGGCAAGCAGTACGGCATGCCCTGGTACGCGGGCGTGCGGTCCATCGTCTACCGCAAGGACGTCTTCGAGAAGCACGACCTGAAGCCGCCGACCACCTGGAAGGAGCTCCAGGAGACGGCGAAGACGCTCAAGGAGAAGGAGCCGGACAAGATCGCCTTCCCGGTGGCGGGCGGCGCGGAGATGTTCGCGACGGCCTTCGTCTGGGGCGCGGGCGGTGAACTCGCCACCCAGCAGGGCGACAAGTGGAAGTCCGCGATCAACTCGCCCGAGGCCGTGAAGGGCATCAAGTACTACACGGACCTCGCACGGAAGGACCGCGTCTCCCCGGCCAAGGTCAACACCTGGACCGAGAAGGAGGTCGGCGACGCCTGGAACAAGGGCCAGATCTCGATGTCGGTCGGCGGCAACTGGACCCCCAAGGCCATCGTCGAGGCGAACCCGAAGCTCAAGGGCAAGCTCGGCGCCGTGCCGATCCCCGGGCAGACCGGCGGCATGAGCAAGTCCTTCCTCGGCGGCTCCTACCTCTCCGCGTTCAACACGGACAAGAAGGAACTCGCCTGGGAGCTGGTCAAGTTGATGACCACCGGTGAGTTCGCCGCGAAGTGGGCCAAGCAGACCAACTACTTCCCCGGCCAGAACTCCGAGCTGAAGAAGATCGAGGCCCAGAAGGACCCGCTGGTCGAGCCGTTCGCGAAGCAGATGATCGAGGCCGGCGCCACCGTCCCGAAGACCAAGGCGTACGGCGAGATCCAGGCCTCGCAGGTCATCACCGGCATGGTCCAGTCGATCCTCACGGGCAAGTCGTCCGTCCAGGACGCCGCGGACAAGGCGGCGAAGGACATGGACGACATCTTCGCCAAGGACAAGTGA
- a CDS encoding VWA domain-containing protein, which yields MTAAISLRKVEETAPALVSLYKTAGASVRAHGLEGERAAVYLVVDYSGSMRPYYKDGSVQALADRVLGLSAHLDDDGVVPTVFFSTDVDAVADVELARHQGRIEKIAAGLGHMGKTNYHLAMDAVIDHYLDAAESAASRGERPPAPALVVFQTDGGPLNKAAAERYLCKAAKLPMFWKFIGFGDPGSRQFDYLRRLDDLAVPEKRPVDNAGFFHAGEEPRTVPDAVLYDHLVGEFPQWLKAARALGIAAPRTA from the coding sequence ATGACCGCGGCGATCAGCCTCCGCAAGGTCGAGGAGACGGCACCCGCGCTCGTCAGCCTCTACAAGACGGCGGGCGCCTCCGTGCGCGCGCACGGCCTGGAGGGCGAGCGGGCCGCCGTCTACCTGGTGGTCGACTACTCCGGCTCCATGCGGCCGTACTACAAGGACGGCAGCGTCCAGGCGCTCGCCGACCGGGTCCTCGGCCTGTCCGCGCACCTGGACGACGACGGCGTCGTGCCGACCGTGTTCTTCTCCACGGACGTGGACGCCGTCGCCGACGTCGAACTGGCCCGCCACCAGGGCCGGATCGAGAAGATCGCCGCAGGCCTCGGCCACATGGGCAAGACCAACTACCACCTGGCCATGGACGCCGTCATCGACCACTACCTGGACGCCGCGGAGAGCGCGGCGAGCCGGGGCGAGCGCCCGCCCGCGCCCGCGCTCGTCGTCTTCCAGACCGACGGTGGCCCCCTCAACAAGGCCGCGGCCGAACGGTACTTGTGCAAGGCCGCGAAGCTCCCGATGTTCTGGAAGTTCATCGGTTTCGGCGACCCGGGGAGCCGCCAGTTCGACTATCTGCGGCGGCTCGACGACCTGGCCGTGCCCGAGAAGCGGCCCGTCGACAACGCCGGGTTCTTCCACGCGGGCGAGGAGCCGCGCACGGTGCCCGACGCCGTCCTGTACGACCACCTGGTGGGGGAGTTCCCCCAGTGGCTGAAGGCGGCACGGGCGCTCGGGATCGCCGCCCCGCGCACCGCCTGA
- a CDS encoding response regulator, whose translation MAITVVIADDQEMVRTGFRMILESQPDIEVLADVVDGEAALDAVERHDPDVLLLDIRMPRLDGLEATRRLTARGSRPRIVIVTTFDLDEYVHAALHGGACGFLLKNASPAMLVEAVRAAAVGDALVSPAVTVRLLRELAPRTTAPGPAEPLTQRERDVVRALARGRTNAEIAAELYVSLSTVKSHLANVQAKLAARNRVEIAAWAWESGLATKAP comes from the coding sequence ATGGCGATCACGGTGGTCATCGCGGACGACCAGGAGATGGTCCGCACCGGCTTCCGCATGATCCTGGAGAGCCAGCCCGACATCGAGGTGCTCGCCGACGTCGTCGACGGCGAGGCCGCGCTCGACGCCGTCGAGCGGCACGACCCGGACGTCCTGCTCCTCGACATCCGCATGCCCCGCCTCGACGGCCTGGAGGCCACCCGCCGCCTCACCGCCCGCGGCAGCCGCCCCCGCATCGTCATCGTCACCACCTTCGACCTCGACGAATACGTCCACGCCGCGCTGCACGGCGGCGCCTGCGGGTTCCTCCTGAAGAACGCCAGCCCCGCCATGCTCGTCGAGGCGGTCCGGGCCGCGGCCGTCGGCGACGCCCTCGTCTCACCCGCCGTCACCGTGCGCCTGCTGCGCGAACTGGCCCCCCGCACGACGGCCCCCGGCCCCGCCGAACCCCTCACCCAGCGCGAGCGGGACGTCGTCCGCGCCCTCGCCCGCGGCCGCACCAACGCCGAGATCGCCGCCGAACTGTACGTGTCCCTGTCCACGGTCAAGTCCCACCTCGCGAACGTCCAGGCCAAACTGGCCGCCCGCAACCGCGTGGAGATCGCCGCCTGGGCATGGGAGAGCGGGCTCGCCACCAAGGCCCCGTGA
- a CDS encoding chitosanase has protein sequence MKRAGLLLLAVVPLTVTAVACSAADGSRGAGEDRPAAARPYDEDGSSVDRRTHDKRVADLPPGLAAPAKKELAMKLVASAENSTLDWRGQYGYIEDIGDGRGYTAGIIGFCTGTHDLLELVEGYTKKHPDNGLARFLPALRAVDGSDSHAGLGRPFTRAWAREARVAAFQRAQDAVRDRLYFDPAVRLAKLDGLGTLGQFVYYDAMVMHGPGTGPKSFHGLREAALKKAETPAGGGGEKTYLDAFLDVRRSVMRGEKAHRNTSRVDTAQRRFLREGNLDLRTPLTWRVYGETFRVPR, from the coding sequence ATGAAACGCGCTGGTCTGCTTCTTCTCGCGGTCGTCCCCCTCACCGTCACCGCGGTCGCGTGCTCCGCCGCCGACGGCTCCCGGGGCGCGGGCGAGGACAGGCCCGCCGCCGCGCGGCCGTACGACGAGGACGGCTCGTCGGTCGACCGGCGCACGCACGACAAGCGGGTGGCGGACCTGCCGCCGGGGCTCGCGGCACCCGCGAAGAAGGAGCTCGCGATGAAGCTCGTCGCGAGCGCGGAGAACTCGACGCTCGACTGGCGCGGCCAGTACGGCTACATCGAGGACATAGGCGACGGCCGCGGCTACACCGCGGGCATCATCGGCTTCTGCACCGGCACCCACGACCTCCTGGAGCTCGTCGAGGGCTACACGAAGAAGCACCCGGACAACGGCCTGGCCCGCTTCCTGCCCGCCCTGCGCGCCGTCGACGGCAGCGACTCGCACGCGGGCCTGGGGCGGCCCTTCACGCGCGCGTGGGCGCGGGAGGCGCGCGTCGCCGCCTTCCAGCGGGCCCAGGACGCGGTGCGCGACCGCCTCTACTTCGACCCGGCGGTCCGCCTCGCCAAGCTCGACGGGCTCGGCACGCTCGGGCAGTTCGTGTACTACGACGCGATGGTCATGCACGGTCCCGGCACCGGACCGAAGTCCTTCCACGGCCTGCGCGAGGCCGCGCTGAAGAAGGCGGAGACCCCGGCGGGCGGCGGCGGCGAGAAGACGTACCTCGACGCCTTCCTCGACGTGCGCCGCTCGGTGATGCGCGGCGAGAAGGCCCACCGGAACACCTCGCGCGTCGACACCGCCCAGCGGCGCTTCCTCCGCGAGGGCAATCTGGACCTCCGTACGCCGCTGACGTGGCGGGTGTACGGGGAGACGTTCCGGGTCCCGCGCTAG
- a CDS encoding carbohydrate ABC transporter permease — MKDTLVSDGPEVTPSVRPQSDDGGAEAARRRKKLVTLTRPWLLLTPSLIVLVGLLLWPLIQVGKLSLQDYKVKFGGGEGTYIGFDHYKDLLTGDLLWKTVLPNTVFFALACVGLTVVLGTLVALLLNRLGPTWKLICSVSILAAWAMPAVTGTYVWIWLFSPEDGMISQVADSVGLIDAETTNWFTERLPFYGIATINVVHHGFPFVAITVLAGLLTIPKELYEAGEIDGANAWQRFWRITVPSIKPVFLVVTILSTIWDFKVFTQVFLMPGGSGSNPDVYNLGVYSYIEAFAKNDYGTGAAAAVLLTLLLLVITIVYIRTLFRQGEEDL; from the coding sequence GTGAAAGACACGCTCGTCAGTGACGGGCCGGAGGTCACGCCTTCGGTCCGCCCGCAATCCGACGACGGTGGCGCCGAAGCCGCGCGCCGCCGCAAGAAACTGGTCACCCTCACCCGGCCCTGGCTGCTGCTCACGCCCTCGCTGATCGTGCTCGTGGGGCTGCTCCTGTGGCCCCTGATCCAGGTCGGCAAGCTCTCGCTGCAGGACTACAAGGTCAAGTTCGGCGGTGGCGAGGGCACGTACATCGGCTTCGACCACTACAAGGACCTGCTGACCGGCGACCTGCTGTGGAAGACGGTCCTGCCGAACACGGTGTTCTTCGCGCTCGCGTGCGTCGGCCTGACCGTCGTGCTCGGCACGCTCGTGGCCCTGCTGCTCAACCGGCTCGGCCCGACGTGGAAGCTGATCTGCTCGGTGTCCATCCTGGCCGCGTGGGCGATGCCCGCGGTCACCGGGACGTATGTGTGGATCTGGCTGTTCTCGCCGGAGGACGGCATGATCAGCCAGGTCGCGGACTCGGTCGGCCTGATCGACGCGGAGACCACCAACTGGTTCACCGAACGGCTGCCGTTCTACGGGATCGCCACGATCAACGTCGTGCACCACGGCTTCCCGTTCGTCGCGATCACCGTGCTCGCCGGGCTCCTCACCATCCCGAAGGAGCTGTACGAGGCGGGCGAGATCGACGGCGCCAACGCCTGGCAGCGGTTCTGGCGCATCACCGTGCCGAGCATCAAGCCGGTGTTCCTGGTGGTGACCATCCTGTCCACCATCTGGGACTTCAAGGTCTTCACCCAGGTCTTCCTGATGCCGGGAGGCAGCGGCTCCAACCCGGACGTCTACAACCTCGGCGTCTACTCGTACATCGAGGCGTTCGCCAAGAACGACTACGGTACGGGCGCCGCGGCCGCGGTCCTCCTGACGCTGCTGCTCCTGGTGATCACCATCGTCTACATCCGCACGCTGTTCCGGCAGGGGGAGGAGGACCTGTGA
- a CDS encoding tyrosine-protein phosphatase, with protein MRGSTRTLTAATAVLVALGTGAAPAAGSAPAPRPSYAAAAPGQLRDVRQIPLQGAVNVRDVGGHRTYDGERVRRGLVYRADALSKLTDADVGTLAGLGLRTVVDFRVAEEVRYDGPDRLPAGLAATARPVPDNGLFRQLMTVIGSRDPVKQEELLGGGRAEAFMREVYRAFVTDATGRAHFAATLRDLAAGGAAPLLYHCTAGKDRTGWLTYVLLRAVGVPERTAVADYSASNTFRAAYDARVRESLRQAGLMLKPELLIPLQEVRTDYLDAALAEATRQYGSFGGYLTKGLGLDARTLLGLRERLVG; from the coding sequence ATGCGCGGCAGCACTCGCACCCTCACGGCGGCCACGGCCGTCCTCGTGGCGCTCGGCACCGGAGCCGCGCCCGCCGCGGGGTCGGCGCCCGCGCCGCGCCCCTCGTACGCCGCGGCGGCTCCCGGACAGCTCCGGGACGTCCGGCAGATCCCGCTCCAGGGCGCCGTCAACGTCCGTGACGTGGGCGGCCACCGCACCTACGACGGCGAGCGGGTCCGCCGCGGCCTGGTCTACCGCGCCGACGCGCTCAGCAAGCTCACCGACGCGGACGTCGGCACGCTCGCCGGGCTCGGCCTGCGCACGGTGGTGGACTTCCGCGTCGCGGAGGAGGTCCGGTACGACGGCCCGGACCGGCTCCCCGCCGGGCTCGCCGCCACCGCGCGGCCGGTGCCGGACAACGGCCTCTTCCGGCAGCTCATGACGGTGATCGGCTCCCGCGACCCGGTCAAGCAGGAGGAGCTGCTCGGCGGCGGCAGGGCCGAGGCCTTCATGCGGGAGGTGTACCGCGCGTTCGTCACGGACGCCACGGGCCGCGCGCACTTCGCGGCGACGCTGCGCGACCTCGCCGCCGGGGGCGCCGCGCCGCTGCTCTACCACTGCACGGCGGGCAAGGACCGCACGGGCTGGCTGACGTACGTCCTGCTGCGCGCGGTCGGCGTGCCCGAACGGACCGCCGTGGCGGACTACTCGGCGTCGAACACCTTCCGCGCCGCGTACGACGCCAGGGTGCGCGAGTCGCTCCGGCAGGCGGGCCTCATGCTCAAGCCGGAGCTCCTCATCCCGCTCCAGGAGGTCCGTACGGACTACCTCGACGCGGCACTCGCCGAGGCCACGCGCCAGTACGGAAGCTTCGGCGGCTATCTGACGAAGGGCCTCGGACTCGACGCCCGCACCCTGCTCGGCCTGCGCGAGCGCCTGGTCGGCTGA